One Anolis carolinensis isolate JA03-04 chromosome 4, rAnoCar3.1.pri, whole genome shotgun sequence DNA window includes the following coding sequences:
- the rab29 gene encoding ras-related protein Rab-7L1, which translates to MVGHHDHMFKVLIIGDATVGKTSLVQRYANDSFNKHYKSTVGVDFALKVVQWSDSETVRLQLWDIAGQERFTSMTRLYYKEASACVIMFDVTSVSTFTSCQKWKQDLDSKLRLPDGNPVPCLLLANKCDLYPWSVTREEIDRFSKENGFTGWTETSVKENKNINESMRVLIEKMMITTTTLLSDKEISLSGQGDYINLKDATTSNWGCC; encoded by the exons ATGGTGGGCCACCATGACCATATGTTCAAGGTGCTGATCATTGGGGATGCCACTGTTGGGAAGACCTCCTTGGTCCAGCGATATGCCAATGACAGTTTTAACAAACATTACAAGTCCACCGTCGGAG TGGATTTTGCTCTGAAGGTGGTGCAGTGGTCAGACTCTGAGACAGTGAGGCTGCAGTTGTGGGACATTGCAG GTCAAGAACGGTTTACATCTATGACTCGACTGTACTATAAGGAGGCATCTGCCTGTGTTATCATGTTTGATGTCACCAGTGTGAGCACATTCACCAGCTGCCAGAAGTGGAAGCAGGATTTGGACAGCAAGCTGAGGCTACCAGATGGAAACCCTGTCCCTTGTCTGCTACTAGCTAACAAA TGTGACCTTTATCCTTGGTCTGTGACTAGAGAAGAAATTGATCGATTCAGCAAAGAGAATGGATTCACTGGATGGACTGAAACTTCTGTCAAGGAAAATAAGAATATAAATGAGTCCATGAG GGTCCTTATTGAGAAGATGATGATAACAACGACAACATTGCTGAGTGACAAAGAGATCTCTCTTTCAGGGCAGGGAGACTACATCAATCTAAAAGATGCAACTACGTCCAATTGGGGATGCTGCTAA